In Clostridia bacterium, the genomic stretch CTAAACTGGGCGACCACCCGCCGGTAGCCGGCTTGGCCGAGCCCCCGGGCCAACTGAGGGTCGGCCAATACCCGCCGGATGGCGGTAGCCAGGGCCCCGGCGTCGGCCGGGGGCACCAGGAGCCCGCTTTTTTCATCCTCCACTATTTCCGGGATCCCCCCTACCCGGGTAGCCACCACCGGCTTCTCCAAGGCCATGGCCTCCAGCAAAACCAGCCCCAAGCCCTCCATCAAAGATGGTAACACGAATACGTCCATTCCCGCTAGCCACCGGGGAACATCGTTGCGATACCCGGCAAAAGTGACCGCCCCACCTAGCCCCAGCTCCTCTACTTGGCGGCGTAGCCGGGCCTCTTCCAAGGCCTCGACGCCGCTGCCTCCGCCGCCAATTATGATTAAATGGGCTTGGGGGAAGGCCCTCAGCACCTCCGCAAAGGCCAAAATCAAATAACCTAGGCCCTTGACCGGGTGCAGCCGGGCCACCGTGCCAATGACCGGTCCGGGCACCGGCTTCCCGGGATACCCGAGTCTAGTCTGGGCCTTATGGCCGGCGCCGGCGACTTCCTCGGTAGCCGCCACGCCCGCCCTATCCCCAGGGGTTTGGCCAGTTTGGCCTATCGCATGGCCTTCCCCGGCTTCATTCCTGGCCCCTTCCCCGGCCCCCATTTTGGCTCCTACCCCCGCCCGCCGCCGGTATTCCTCCATCTCCAGGCCATGGTAGATGATCTGGATCTTTTCCGGCGCTACCCCGCGCTGCTCTAAATACCGAGCAATGCTTTGGGAAATGGC encodes the following:
- a CDS encoding glycosyltransferase family 4 protein, coding for MPIRVAVIYGGGSQGGAPQYLETILKGLDRGRFQVLYLDIRGEALTGRIRDLGWETRVVPAGRRDPAGRKLARAVAQFRPHLINTHGVRANFFGRLIGSRLGIPVVTTVHSVLAHDYGNAWRRLAAELMERATQKRTRRFIAISQSIARYLEQRGVAPEKIQIIYHGLEMEEYRRRAGVGAKMGAGEGARNEAGEGHAIGQTGQTPGDRAGVAATEEVAGAGHKAQTRLGYPGKPVPGPVIGTVARLHPVKGLGYLILAFAEVLRAFPQAHLIIIGGGGSGVEALEEARLRRQVEELGLGGAVTFAGYRNDVPRWLAGMDVFVLPSLMEGLGLVLLEAMALEKPVVATRVGGIPEIVEDEKSGLLVPPADAGALATAIRRVLADPQLARGLGQAGYRRVVAQFSAQRMLAETQALFSEVAGYNTRDA